In one Elusimicrobiota bacterium genomic region, the following are encoded:
- the frr gene encoding ribosome recycling factor, which translates to MLPRSILQPVESQMQKTIDKMKSDFSTLRTGRASTALLENIRVEYYGSLVPLNQVGGIGTPEPRTLEIRPWDKTALQAIEKAIQKSDLGLTPNNDGSIIRLQIPALTEERRKDLIKVVRKMSEEYRIAIRNERRDAVERLKKSEKAKEIAEDDRETGEHEIQRMTDSFIKKVDDQLAAKENDIMEV; encoded by the coding sequence ATGCTCCCGCGATCGATTCTTCAGCCCGTGGAAAGTCAAATGCAAAAGACCATCGACAAGATGAAGTCGGATTTTTCCACGCTGCGCACCGGACGCGCCAGCACCGCGCTCCTGGAAAACATACGCGTCGAGTACTATGGGAGCCTGGTCCCATTGAACCAGGTCGGTGGAATCGGAACACCGGAGCCTCGCACACTGGAAATTCGTCCCTGGGACAAGACGGCGCTGCAGGCGATCGAGAAAGCGATCCAGAAATCCGACCTGGGGTTAACCCCTAATAACGACGGATCGATTATCCGTCTGCAGATTCCGGCCCTCACGGAAGAGCGGCGTAAGGACCTGATCAAAGTCGTTCGAAAGATGTCGGAAGAATACCGCATCGCCATTCGCAATGAACGGCGTGATGCCGTGGAACGGCTGAAGAAATCCGAGAAGGCGAAAGAAATCGCCGAAGATGACCGGGAAACCGGTGAACATGAAATTCAACGAATGACCGACTCTTTTATCAAAAAAGTGGATGACCAGTTGGCCGCCAAAGAAAACGACATTATGGAAGTGTAG
- the tsf gene encoding translation elongation factor Ts has product MSGTNGTPIAASQIQDLREQTGAGIMECKKALQEANGNLEKAKAWLRDRGVALAAKKAGRTAQKGLIASYIHGGGSVGVLVELSCETDFVARTEDFQNLSREIAMQIAAMRPRWVSRDQVQAEAVAEKRKEFEHDALKENKPAAVAAKIAEGKLDKYLADFCLLEQGYIREPSGKVKVKDLLTEAVAKLGENIVIRRFVRYEIGGE; this is encoded by the coding sequence ATGTCTGGAACGAACGGAACTCCGATCGCGGCCTCTCAAATACAGGACCTGCGGGAACAAACCGGCGCCGGAATTATGGAATGCAAGAAAGCGCTGCAGGAAGCCAACGGCAATCTTGAAAAAGCCAAAGCCTGGTTGCGGGACCGCGGCGTCGCCCTGGCCGCCAAAAAAGCCGGACGCACCGCCCAGAAGGGGCTGATTGCCTCCTACATTCACGGCGGCGGATCCGTCGGCGTGCTGGTGGAATTGAGCTGTGAGACGGATTTTGTCGCCCGGACCGAAGACTTCCAGAACCTTTCAAGGGAAATCGCCATGCAGATCGCCGCCATGCGGCCGCGCTGGGTCTCCCGCGATCAGGTTCAAGCCGAAGCGGTGGCGGAAAAGCGAAAAGAATTTGAGCACGATGCATTGAAGGAGAACAAGCCGGCGGCTGTGGCGGCGAAAATCGCCGAGGGCAAACTGGACAAGTATCTGGCTGATTTTTGCCTGCTGGAACAGGGCTACATCCGGGAGCCTTCCGGAAAAGTTAAAGTAAAAGACCTCCTGACGGAAGCGGTCGCCAAACTGGGAGAAAATATCGTGATCCGACGCTTCGTCCGTTACGAAATTGGCGGAGAATGA
- a CDS encoding isoprenyl transferase, protein MSNLLSAHSKCGAAHLPETKQSEKVIAPIDQTRLPRHIAIIMDGNGRWARQRHLPRIFGHRAGIASVRDIVRACGELGVGFLTLYAFSSENWTRPNTEISALMRLLEEYLEKELPELQKNNVCLRAIGRLEALPQGAQKRLGHVIQATSRNTGLVLMLALNYGGRQEIVDAANRAIRDQVKRLDEKILSHYLYAPDCPDPDLLIRTSGEMRISNFLLWQLAYAELYMTNTPWPEFRRHHLFQAITDYQQRERRFGGL, encoded by the coding sequence ATGTCCAATCTCCTTTCGGCACATTCCAAATGCGGTGCCGCCCATCTTCCCGAGACCAAACAGAGCGAAAAAGTGATAGCTCCAATCGATCAAACACGCTTGCCGCGCCATATCGCCATCATCATGGACGGCAACGGACGCTGGGCCCGTCAACGACACCTGCCCCGTATTTTCGGGCATCGCGCCGGTATTGCATCGGTCAGGGACATTGTCCGGGCCTGCGGCGAACTCGGTGTTGGCTTTTTAACGCTTTACGCGTTCTCTTCGGAAAACTGGACCCGCCCCAACACGGAAATATCCGCCCTGATGCGACTACTGGAGGAGTATCTGGAAAAAGAGCTGCCGGAACTCCAGAAGAACAATGTGTGTCTCCGGGCCATCGGCCGCCTGGAGGCCCTGCCGCAGGGCGCACAAAAACGTCTCGGCCACGTCATCCAAGCGACGTCTCGAAACACCGGACTGGTCTTGATGCTTGCGTTGAATTATGGCGGGCGACAGGAAATCGTCGACGCCGCCAATCGCGCGATCAGAGACCAGGTTAAAAGGCTCGACGAGAAAATTCTTTCCCACTACCTGTACGCGCCGGATTGCCCGGATCCGGACCTTCTCATCCGGACTTCCGGCGAAATGAGAATCTCAAATTTTCTCCTGTGGCAGTTGGCTTATGCCGAACTGTATATGACGAATACCCCCTGGCCGGAATTCCGCCGTCACCATCTCTTTCAGGCGATCACCGATTACCAGCAGCGTGAACGCCGTTTTGGCGGCCTCTAA
- the rpsB gene encoding 30S ribosomal protein S2, with product MATISMKALLEAGVHFGHQTRRWNPKMAKYIFGSRSNIHIIDLQKTAKELKKAYKFIRDLAVNGQPVLFVGTKKQAQEAILTEAQRCGAFFVSERWLGGTLTNFDTIKKSIGRLTELDKMKTEGIFRVMSKKEVSRLEKERVRLTKTLQGIKEMHEMPGCLFVIDPVQENTAILEARRMEVPVVAVCDTNCDPDLIDYPIPGNDDAIRSVKLFCTLIADAILEGKAEAEKSASASTASDAGPEQPVTEAPITLSEQITPAAAPVDKEPISPNSN from the coding sequence ATGGCCACAATTTCGATGAAAGCTCTTCTGGAAGCCGGTGTCCACTTCGGACACCAGACACGACGATGGAATCCCAAGATGGCCAAGTACATCTTTGGATCCCGCAGCAATATTCACATTATTGATCTGCAGAAAACCGCTAAAGAACTCAAGAAAGCCTACAAGTTTATCCGGGATCTTGCGGTCAATGGTCAACCGGTTTTGTTTGTCGGGACCAAGAAACAGGCCCAGGAGGCCATCTTGACCGAAGCGCAGCGCTGCGGCGCCTTTTTTGTCAGCGAGCGCTGGCTGGGCGGAACATTAACCAACTTCGACACCATTAAGAAATCCATTGGTCGTCTGACCGAGCTGGACAAGATGAAGACCGAAGGGATTTTCCGCGTCATGTCGAAAAAAGAAGTGTCCCGGCTGGAGAAAGAACGGGTCCGGCTGACGAAGACGCTGCAGGGCATCAAAGAGATGCACGAGATGCCCGGCTGTCTTTTCGTGATTGACCCAGTCCAGGAAAACACCGCCATTCTCGAAGCGCGCCGCATGGAAGTCCCGGTGGTCGCTGTCTGCGACACCAATTGCGATCCAGACCTGATTGACTACCCGATCCCCGGAAATGACGATGCGATCCGATCTGTCAAACTCTTCTGCACCCTGATTGCGGACGCCATTCTGGAAGGCAAAGCGGAAGCTGAAAAATCCGCCTCAGCCAGCACCGCCAGCGACGCGGGGCCCGAGCAGCCCGTCACGGAAGCGCCGATCACTCTCTCCGAACAGATCACTCCGGCGGCAGCGCCTGTCGACAAAGAGCCGATCTCGCCTAACTCGAACTAA
- a CDS encoding NADH-quinone oxidoreductase subunit M, with protein MHVLSWITFLPLLGAILVLFAPRNNKLAVRVLSSVFAGASFIVSVWLWINFNGGTSDLQFVEKCPWIPTFGIQYFLAIDGLSLPLIVLTTFLSLLAIIGSFHIEERIKDYFFFLLLLETAMLGVFVALDLFLFYVFWELTLVPMYFLIGIWGGPKKEYAAIKFFLFTLFGSVFMLIAFLALYFCTQPHTFDFTQLLAQNSTLLKKTQLWIFLGLWLGFAVKIPIFPFHTWLPLAHVEAPTAVSVLLAGVLLKMGTYGLMRFSFPLLPVATQSLAYWIAVIAAVNIVYGALCSLAQTDIKRMIAYSSINHMGYALLGMAALNPIGFSGATFQMVSHGLITGCLFFLVGVIYDRTHTRDIDSFGGLGAKVPVYTGLMTFACFASLGLPLLAGFVGEFLCFLGSFQVPQYRYITLISLSGVLVTAAFFLMMIKKVFLGPLNPKWDKLTDMNSRELLATVPLIVMMTVLGVLPSLLLNPIGPTLAHLVELLKLP; from the coding sequence ATGCACGTGCTTTCATGGATCACCTTTTTGCCTCTGCTGGGGGCCATCCTGGTGTTGTTCGCGCCACGGAACAACAAACTGGCGGTCCGTGTCCTGTCGAGTGTTTTTGCCGGGGCTTCCTTTATTGTTTCCGTATGGCTCTGGATCAATTTCAACGGCGGGACATCGGATCTGCAGTTCGTCGAGAAATGCCCATGGATCCCGACGTTTGGAATTCAATACTTTCTGGCGATCGACGGGCTGTCCCTGCCGCTGATCGTATTGACCACCTTCCTTTCGCTTTTAGCGATCATCGGCTCCTTCCATATCGAAGAGCGCATCAAAGATTATTTTTTCTTCCTGCTTCTGCTGGAAACCGCGATGCTCGGCGTCTTTGTCGCGCTCGATCTCTTCCTCTTCTATGTTTTCTGGGAATTGACGCTGGTCCCGATGTACTTCCTGATCGGCATCTGGGGAGGCCCGAAGAAAGAATACGCGGCGATTAAGTTTTTCCTGTTCACGCTCTTCGGCAGCGTTTTTATGCTGATCGCCTTTCTCGCGCTGTATTTCTGCACCCAGCCGCACACCTTTGACTTTACCCAGCTGCTGGCGCAAAACAGCACCCTATTGAAAAAGACCCAACTGTGGATATTCCTCGGGCTTTGGCTCGGGTTTGCCGTAAAAATCCCGATCTTTCCGTTTCATACCTGGCTGCCTCTGGCGCATGTGGAAGCTCCGACCGCTGTCTCCGTTCTACTGGCCGGCGTTCTTCTAAAGATGGGGACCTACGGCCTAATGCGGTTTTCATTCCCGCTGCTTCCGGTCGCCACCCAGTCGCTGGCCTACTGGATCGCGGTCATCGCGGCAGTCAACATCGTTTACGGCGCTCTGTGTTCGCTGGCCCAAACGGATATCAAGCGCATGATCGCCTATTCCTCCATTAATCACATGGGCTATGCGCTATTGGGAATGGCCGCCTTGAACCCGATCGGGTTCAGCGGCGCAACTTTTCAGATGGTCAGCCATGGCCTCATCACCGGCTGTCTGTTCTTTCTCGTCGGCGTGATTTACGACCGCACGCATACGCGCGACATCGATTCCTTCGGCGGGTTGGGCGCGAAGGTTCCTGTCTACACCGGTCTCATGACGTTTGCCTGTTTCGCGTCGCTGGGATTACCGCTGCTGGCCGGATTCGTGGGTGAGTTTCTCTGTTTTCTGGGATCCTTTCAGGTTCCGCAGTACCGCTACATCACGCTAATTTCCCTGAGCGGAGTTTTAGTGACCGCGGCTTTCTTCCTGATGATGATCAAAAAAGTCTTCTTGGGGCCCTTGAATCCCAAGTGGGACAAGTTGACCGACATGAATTCACGCGAGCTCCTGGCCACGGTGCCGCTGATTGTAATGATGACCGTCCTGGGCGTTTTGCCATCCCTGTTGTTGAATCCGATCGGCCCGACCCTGGCCCATCTGGTTGAGTTGCTGAAGCTGCCCTGA
- a CDS encoding NADH-quinone oxidoreductase subunit N, translated as MMNTLHLLAPVLSLCSFSFLLLAVDAVASDHSPRIRTVGFWLAILGLGVTAWLLPSPGAAPLVFGRQMLVWDGLSYFLSWIGILTVFFVVLLSQRYRDFEDSRMNAYYSLLFLTVAGLYFISTSNDFLMIFISIELISVPSFILAGYLRHKARSSEAAIKYFLIGAFSSAMMAYGISILYGLLGSTSLPFLRDHLSLLQDRPALALIAVFLILISFGFKIALVPFHMWVPDVFEGAPTPIAAFLSVAPKIAGIAIALRVFGLEMAHANLGVSNVLAVLAALTMTVANVIGLRQTNVVRLLAYSSIAHMGYLLMGLVAGSPLGISGVFLYGWIYLFMNLGAFGVVICLSNATGSDELSSYAGLAKRSPVLGALMAFFLISLAGIPPTAGFVAKFYVFWAAFQARWFWLVVVAGVNSVISVGYYFKILHAMYFQAPENKAPVSLDLPIRLTLAATSFFTLLLGLAPEYFMVKAQWLTTTTVKTTPAESMKP; from the coding sequence ATGATGAACACCCTTCACCTTCTGGCTCCAGTCCTCAGTCTCTGCAGCTTCAGTTTTCTGCTGCTGGCGGTCGATGCCGTCGCATCCGACCACTCGCCACGGATCCGCACCGTCGGATTCTGGCTCGCGATTCTGGGCCTTGGAGTCACCGCCTGGCTGCTGCCGTCCCCCGGAGCGGCTCCTCTTGTGTTTGGCCGCCAGATGCTGGTGTGGGACGGGCTGTCGTACTTCCTGAGCTGGATCGGAATTTTGACGGTCTTTTTTGTCGTGTTGCTCAGCCAGAGGTACAGGGATTTTGAAGACTCCCGAATGAACGCTTATTACAGCTTGCTTTTTCTGACCGTGGCGGGCCTCTACTTTATTTCGACATCCAATGACTTTTTGATGATCTTTATATCAATAGAACTCATCAGCGTGCCGTCCTTTATTCTCGCTGGGTATCTGCGCCATAAAGCGCGATCCAGCGAGGCGGCTATCAAATATTTCCTGATCGGGGCCTTCTCCTCCGCCATGATGGCGTACGGTATTTCCATCCTTTATGGACTCCTGGGCAGTACGTCCCTTCCCTTTCTGAGGGATCATCTTTCTCTCCTGCAAGATCGTCCCGCTCTCGCGTTGATTGCGGTCTTTCTGATTCTGATCAGCTTTGGCTTCAAAATCGCCCTGGTCCCTTTTCATATGTGGGTTCCGGATGTTTTTGAAGGAGCCCCGACGCCGATCGCGGCTTTTCTGTCGGTCGCTCCTAAAATCGCCGGAATCGCCATCGCGCTTCGTGTTTTCGGTCTGGAGATGGCGCACGCCAATCTGGGCGTTTCCAATGTGCTGGCGGTCCTGGCCGCGCTGACGATGACCGTGGCCAACGTGATCGGGCTTCGCCAGACCAACGTGGTGCGTCTGTTGGCGTATTCCTCTATTGCTCACATGGGTTACCTCCTGATGGGTCTGGTGGCTGGAAGTCCGCTGGGAATCAGCGGGGTCTTCCTGTACGGATGGATTTACCTGTTTATGAACCTGGGAGCCTTTGGGGTCGTAATCTGCCTGTCCAACGCGACCGGCTCCGACGAATTATCGTCCTATGCCGGTCTGGCGAAACGGTCGCCTGTGCTGGGTGCACTGATGGCTTTCTTCCTGATCAGCCTGGCCGGCATCCCGCCGACCGCCGGGTTTGTGGCCAAGTTTTATGTCTTCTGGGCGGCGTTTCAAGCCCGATGGTTCTGGCTGGTGGTGGTCGCAGGAGTCAACAGTGTGATCTCCGTCGGCTACTACTTTAAGATCCTGCATGCGATGTATTTCCAGGCGCCCGAAAACAAAGCCCCTGTTTCACTGGACCTGCCCATCCGTTTGACGCTGGCCGCCACGTCCTTCTTTACGCTTCTTCTGGGCCTGGCGCCGGAGTACTTCATGGTCAAAGCCCAGTGGCTCACGACCACCACCGTCAAAACCACGCCAGCGGAATCCATGAAACCGTGA
- the pyrH gene encoding UMP kinase has product MTRKYKRVLLKISGEAFRGADRYGIDVDAVRTIAREVASALKGRIQMAIVVGGGNIWRGTSDRARGIDRVTADYMGMMATLINAMALQDALEKINIPTRVQSAIEVAKLSEPYIRRRAIRHLEKGRVVIFAGGTGNPYFSTDTTAALRAVEIDANVLLKGTQVDGVYSDDPRTNPKAKLLTELTAMEAIRKRLRVMDTTAFSLCMENHLPVTVFNVYKPGNIRRVVNGEAVGTRINSQ; this is encoded by the coding sequence ATGACCCGAAAATACAAACGTGTCCTTTTGAAAATATCCGGTGAGGCGTTTCGCGGCGCGGACCGCTACGGCATTGATGTGGATGCTGTTCGGACGATCGCTCGGGAAGTGGCCTCGGCTCTGAAAGGGCGCATCCAGATGGCGATTGTGGTCGGCGGTGGCAATATCTGGCGCGGCACCTCGGACCGAGCCCGTGGTATCGATCGCGTGACCGCCGATTATATGGGGATGATGGCGACCCTCATCAATGCCATGGCGCTTCAGGATGCGCTTGAAAAGATCAATATCCCGACCCGCGTGCAGAGCGCCATTGAAGTGGCAAAACTGTCGGAACCCTATATCCGCCGCCGCGCCATCCGTCACCTGGAAAAAGGCCGTGTGGTCATCTTCGCCGGAGGAACGGGCAATCCCTATTTTTCAACAGACACCACCGCGGCGTTGCGGGCGGTGGAGATTGATGCCAATGTGCTGCTCAAGGGCACGCAAGTCGACGGGGTCTATTCGGACGACCCTCGAACCAACCCCAAAGCCAAACTCCTGACCGAACTGACCGCCATGGAGGCCATCCGGAAACGGTTGCGGGTCATGGATACAACCGCTTTTTCGCTCTGTATGGAAAACCATCTACCGGTCACGGTCTTCAATGTTTACAAACCCGGCAATATCAGGCGCGTCGTCAACGGCGAAGCCGTTGGGACCCGAATCAACAGCCAATAG
- a CDS encoding polyprenyl synthetase family protein: MSKPSLNRRQEQARLEDLYQGIYPYLLQTERVLQDVASRGQGMIPEIIRYVVQAGGKRLRPALVVLSAQMGGTQSEDVITVGAACELIHLSTLVHDDMVDHAVLRHGKPTAAVQFGDEVAILLGDYLYVEGFTLLASINDPVLLDLFARSTRSICHGEINQVRRRFQLDLSLSEYLSFIDHKTATLMNAAMRGGARLARLSTDQTTALGHYGWNIGMAFQIIDDTLDLIGEEEVTGKTLRTDLTNGKLTLPLIYLRDRLSPADREQFLSYFKNPDTEAVSRLIGWLKDSGAIREGLRQASGFAHQAKSALQSFPNSSPKTTLQSIADYIVTRIR, translated from the coding sequence GTGAGCAAACCTTCTCTGAATCGCCGGCAGGAACAGGCGCGGCTGGAGGACCTCTACCAGGGGATTTATCCCTATCTTCTTCAAACAGAGCGCGTGCTGCAGGACGTGGCCAGCCGGGGGCAGGGGATGATTCCCGAAATCATCCGCTACGTTGTTCAGGCGGGAGGAAAACGGCTCCGGCCCGCCCTGGTGGTGCTGAGCGCCCAGATGGGCGGGACCCAGAGCGAGGATGTGATCACCGTAGGAGCCGCCTGTGAATTGATCCATCTCTCCACGTTGGTCCATGATGACATGGTGGATCACGCGGTGCTTCGCCACGGAAAGCCAACCGCAGCGGTCCAATTTGGCGATGAGGTCGCGATTCTCTTGGGCGACTATCTGTATGTCGAAGGGTTCACCCTTCTCGCCTCCATCAACGATCCGGTCCTGCTCGATTTGTTCGCCCGCTCAACGCGCTCCATCTGTCACGGCGAAATCAATCAGGTGCGGCGGCGTTTTCAGCTCGATCTCTCTCTGTCCGAGTATCTGTCCTTTATCGATCACAAGACCGCGACGCTCATGAACGCCGCCATGAGAGGGGGGGCCCGCTTGGCGCGTCTGTCAACGGACCAGACAACGGCCCTGGGCCACTATGGCTGGAATATCGGTATGGCCTTTCAGATTATTGACGATACCCTGGATTTGATCGGGGAAGAGGAAGTGACCGGGAAGACCCTTCGCACGGACCTGACGAACGGCAAGCTGACCCTGCCGCTGATCTATTTGCGCGACCGTCTTTCCCCGGCCGATCGGGAGCAGTTCCTGAGTTACTTTAAGAATCCGGACACGGAGGCGGTGTCGCGGCTGATCGGCTGGCTGAAAGACTCCGGCGCGATTCGTGAAGGATTGCGGCAAGCCTCCGGTTTTGCCCACCAGGCTAAAAGTGCTTTGCAGAGTTTCCCGAATTCCTCTCCGAAAACCACGCTGCAGTCGATCGCCGATTATATCGTAACGCGAATCCGTTGA
- a CDS encoding phosphatidate cytidylyltransferase, which produces MLLPRFLTAVIGVPLLLGSIYFGSLPFFFVVLCIVLLGLHEFYYLAQETGYPCYEWVGLLFGALLLVSIYLNAVGFGQVTENQGTAALISLALLVFVLRSLARGPADTTLSEWGITFFGLFYVAWSFSHLVLLRDLRPNGQVLTFFLFVLIWVEDIVAYAVGLRWGKHPIATAISPKKTWEGTVAGLLGALVVGTLFQQLTDIKQVIHLPGMLLVSLITGLLAFFSDLGESMIKRGAGVKDSSTLLPGHGGILDRFDAFILAAPVFYYYWAFFKR; this is translated from the coding sequence ATGCTTCTCCCCCGGTTCTTGACCGCTGTCATTGGAGTGCCGCTTCTGTTGGGATCGATCTATTTTGGCAGTCTGCCGTTTTTCTTTGTTGTACTGTGCATCGTTCTATTGGGGCTTCATGAGTTTTACTACCTGGCCCAGGAAACCGGTTATCCCTGTTATGAATGGGTGGGTCTTCTGTTCGGAGCTCTGTTGCTGGTATCGATCTATTTGAATGCGGTGGGGTTCGGCCAGGTCACGGAAAACCAGGGAACCGCTGCGCTCATCAGCTTGGCCCTGCTGGTTTTTGTCCTGCGAAGCCTGGCCCGCGGTCCGGCCGACACAACGCTTTCTGAATGGGGCATCACGTTTTTCGGACTTTTTTATGTCGCCTGGTCGTTCTCCCATCTCGTCCTTCTGCGCGACCTTCGCCCGAATGGCCAGGTTTTGACATTCTTTTTGTTTGTCCTCATCTGGGTGGAGGATATCGTGGCTTATGCGGTGGGCCTGCGGTGGGGGAAACACCCGATTGCGACCGCCATCAGTCCAAAGAAAACGTGGGAAGGCACTGTGGCTGGACTACTGGGAGCATTGGTGGTCGGAACCCTCTTTCAGCAACTCACGGATATCAAACAGGTGATCCACCTTCCCGGCATGCTACTCGTCTCCCTGATCACCGGCCTTCTGGCCTTTTTCTCAGACCTGGGGGAATCCATGATTAAACGCGGAGCGGGGGTAAAAGATTCTTCAACACTCTTACCCGGTCACGGGGGAATTCTCGATCGCTTTGATGCCTTCATTCTCGCGGCACCTGTTTTTTACTATTACTGGGCCTTCTTTAAACGCTGA